The sequence CCTCTCGCGCTGGACGTTGCGCACCGCGAAAAACGACACCGCCAGTCCAAGAATGACCGTCATCCCCGCCACCAGCCACGGATTTACCCGTGTCCGCTTCATTCTGTCTGCGTACATGTTCATGAGTGACCTCTCGGCTCAACCTGTAACCGTTTTACCCATGTTGTCCAGAATACTGTCACATCTTTACCCGCCTTCCACCAACGCGCACTCTGCGCAATCCCACCAAAATCAAATAAAATCATTAAATTTCAGCTAGATAAAATAGCTCCCATTTCCTGGCACGGCCCTTGCCTTAGAGAAGATGTACAGCAACGAAGTATATGTGGAGGGAACACCATGTGGAATTGCGGAAGTTACCCCTTGCTTGGGGGGTGGATGATGGGACACTCCCTGTGGGGCATCCTGCTTTTGGTGGGACTGGGCGTCCTGATCTGGACGATGCTCAGAAACCGGCGCGAGGGAAGCTCCGCCGCCGACAGATCCGACTCCCTGGAAATTTTGAAATTGCGGCTGGCCAAGGGCGAGATCACCATCGAAGAATACAACACCCTCAAATCCATACTCTAACCGACATGCCACCAGACCTCACGGCAGACAAAATCGTCGACAATGCCTTGTTTATCTGAATGCAAGGCTTAATAAACCATAAACATCCAAAAGGAGACTTCTCATGAAAACGTACCGTAACGCCATTGCCACCATGCTTACCCTGGCCTTTGTCACCGCCTTCGCTGGCCTTGCTTCCGCTCAGGGCATGATGGACGGCATGGGAAACATGACCCCGGAAAAACACGCCACAATGCAGAAGCTGCACGCGGATTTCGCGACGGCCACGGCGGACCTGAAAAAGCAGGTCTTCGCCAAGGAATCCGAACTGAACGCCATTCTGTTCGGCGAAAAGGCCGATGACAAGAAGGTCGAGGCCCTGACTTCCGAGATCAACGCCTTGAACGCCAAGATCTATGCCGAACAAGTCAAGATGCATAAGCAAATGGCCAAGGAAGGAATCGTGCCCATGGGCGGAAAGGGCATGATGGGCGGCAAGGGATGCCCCATGATGGGCGGAAAAGGAATGGGCGGCGGAATGGGCATGATGGGCGGCAAGGGTATGATGGGTGGAATGCAGCACGGCGCGGATAATGGCACTGCCGGACAAGCTCCGATGGACCACAACGCGCACACCCCGGCCAAGCAGTAATCCCTTCACGCTGACGCCTTGATACGGCGCAACTAAACCTCGACAATTCCCCCAAGTTTGCAGAAGCTTGGGGTATTTCTTTTTGTCATCCTCTTACCCCACGCTCATGAAACATTCGACTTCTTCAAAATCCCTGCAGGGCATCCTCTTCGCCCTGGGCGCGACGGTCATCTGGTCCGGCAATTTCATCGTGGCCCGCAGCCTGAATCAGAGCATCGAACCCGCCACCCTCTCCATGCTGCGCTGGGCCACGGCCTTTGTGGGTTTGTTACCCTTCGCCTGGCGCGCCGCGTGGGCGGAGCGCGCGGCCATCCGCAGGAGCATGCCGGCCATGATTCCCATGGCGCTCCTCGGCGTCACGACCTTCAACGCCCTGCTCTACAAGGCGGCCCACACCACCTCGACCCTGAACCTGTCGCTCATTGCCACGTCCACGCCGGTCTTCATCATCCTTCTGGCCCGGATATTTCTCCACGAACGACTGACCACCCGCAAAATGCTCGGCCTGACCTTCGCCCTCGGGGGCGTGCTGCTGCTCATCACCGGCGGCGACCTGGGCCGTCTGACGGGCCTTGATTTTGCCATCGGAGATCTGTGGATGAGCCTGGCCGCCGTCATTTTCGCGGGCTACAGCATCCTGGTGCGCCGCTTTCCCGGAGGGCTGAGCCAGCCCGTCTTTTTGCTGACCCTTTTCGGCGTCGGCATCGTTTTTCTGGCTCCTTGGACCGGATGGGAACTGCTCACCGCCGGAGCGCCGACCATCACCCTCGGCGCGGCGGGGGCCATACTCTATGTCGGGCTCGGCGCGTCACTGGCCGCCTATGCCATGTGGAACAGCGCCGTGGCATCCATCGGTCCATCCTTGGCCGGGCTGATCTACTACAGCCTGCCCCTTTTCAGCGGTGTCATGGCCTTTCTCTTTCTGGGGGAACCCATGGGGCTCATTCATCTGCTCAGCGCGGGCTGCATCCTCGGCGGCATCGTGCTGGCCACGCGGAGATAATGCGAGTAGCGTGGAACCCGGCTCTTGCCTTTGGACGCCCACAGGCCTAAGGACGGCTCGTTCCGGCATCCGGCCGGAACCGACACGAACAGCAGCGCCGCGCGGCGCAAACGGATACAGCCATGATCACTCTTTTCATCAGCCTGAGCATGAAGCTCTTCTTTCTGCTCACGCCCTTTTTCGTCCTGACCGTCTTTTTGTCCATGACCGAGCACATGACCAAGGCCGAGCAGCGCCTCGTGGCCATCCGCACGACCATGGCCGTCATGGTCATCAGCCTCATCCTCTATTTCGCGGGCAACCCCATCTTCTCGACTCTGGGCATTACCCTGGATGGGTTCCGCATCGGCGCGGGCAGCCTTTTGTTCCTGTCGGCCGTGTCCCTGGTCTCGGGCAAACGCACCAGCCAGGAGGCGGCCCCGGACGTGGACTTCGCCGTGGTTCCCCTGGCCATCCCCATCACCGTGGGCCCGGCCACCATCGGTACGCTACTCATCCTCGGCGCGGAGCTGGGCGGCCCCACGGAGCGGGCAGTGGGCGCGGGGGCCCTGGTCTGTTCCTGCCTGTCCGTGGGAATTCTGCTGCGCTCGGCACGCCCCCTGAAGAAGCTCCTCGGTTCCGTGGGCCTGTCCGTCATGACCAAGATCACGGGCCTGGTCCTCTCGGCCATGGCGGCCCAGATCGTGTTTACCGGGATCAAGAACTTCCTGAGCTAAGCTCATGAAATCAACGCCCCTGCCGCCGCCACTGACCGCCCTGGCCGAGCGCATCTCCTCGGAATGCACCGAGTGCAGGGCCTGTCAGACCCGCTGCGCATTCCTGCGGGAGCACGGCACGCCCAAGCTCATGGCCGACCTATTGCTGGGCAAGGGCCAAGGCCGCGCCCTGGCCTTTGAGTGCAGCCTGTGCGGACTGTGCGAAACCTTCTGTCCCATGCATCTGCCGCTGTCGGATTTTTTTCTGTCCATGCGCAGGGCGGCGCTGGATGCCGGACGCGTCAGCCTGAGTCCGTATCGCGCGCTGCTGAATTACGAAGCGCTGGGCGCATCCCGGCTCTTTCGGGCCTTCAGGCTGCCTCCCGGAGGGGATACGGTCTTTTTCCCCGGCTGCACTTTTCCAGGAACCAGCCCGGCCACGGCGATAGCGCTGTTCCTGCACCTGCAAAAATGCGTGCCGGGTCTGGGCCTGGCCCTGGACTGCTGTTTCAAGCCGTCCCACGACCTGGGCCGCCAGGATTTTTTTGAACAGCATTTCGGGGAGCTGCGCACGCGCTTTCTGGCGCGCGGAGTACGCACGGTGCTGGCCGCCTGTCCCAACTGCTTCAAGATGTTCAGCCAGTATGGCGACGGCCTTGCCGTGAAAACCGTGTACGAGGCGATGGCGGAATATCCGCTCCCCGCGAGGCCGCACGCGCGCGGCCCGGCCATAGTGCATACGCCCTGCCCTTTTCGCGGCCAGACAAGTCTTCAGGAAATCATTTTGGGATGTGCCCAGGGATCGGGCCTGGATGTGGAAAAAACACGGCATGACGGGTCGCAGAGCCCGTGCTGCGGAGAAGGAGGGGCCGTGGGCGACCTGAAGCCGGAAAACTCCTCAACCTGGGCCATGGGCACCGCTGAACACGCCCAAGGCCGGATTGTCATCACCACCTGCGCAGGCTGCGTCAAAGCCCTCTCGCCCCACGCCCGTGCGGTGCATCTGCTGGACCTGCTCTTTTTTCCCGCTGAAACACTCAGCAATGCGTTACCACGGCCTCGAGGTACGGCCGTCTATCTTCACCGCCTTCTTTTCAAATGGCGGGCGCGGCGAATCCTGGACTGACAAGTCAGTCCCGCTTCAGCTCACGAAGCAGCCCGGCCAGAATTCCAGCCACGCGCCTGGATGAGAACCGCTCGGCAACCGCGCGGGCCCGCTCGCACATGACCGGATCCTGGCCCCGCCGGATCAGACGCAGCATTTCCCGCCGCAGATGCTCCTCATCGACCGTGGCCCAGAGCATCCCGGGCCGAAAATGCGGCAGCATCCTGGCCATGCGCTCCCCCACCGGTTCCAATTCAAAGCGCAAGGGAATGGAGTTGCGCTCATCCATGAACTCCATGTTCCCGGACCAGCCCGTGGCCAGCACAGGCACGCCGTGGCTCATGGCCTCGCTCAGGCCGAGCCCCCAGGCCTCGCCACGGTGCGGACTGACATAGGCCAGGGCTCCCTCGTGCAGGGCGGCCATGCGGCCGTCGGTCAAATCCGAACCCAGGCTGATCACTCCCGGCAAATCATCCAGCGACACATTCTTGCGGTACTGCTTGAGCACCAGGCGAACATCCGGTCCGGCCGCAGCCCGCACGCGGACAAAAACCCGCAGCAGGGCCTCCAGATTCTTGCGCGGGTTGACGGCGTCCACGATGGAAAAAAAATAGCGTCCCGCACCCAGTCTTTCCCTCGCCCATGTACGGTCCGCGTCGGTCGGGACAACCGCCTCGACCACATGCGGCAGCACCCGCACCACCCCATGGCCCTGGCCCAGAGCCTGCGCGGAAAACGCAGAGGCCGTCCACACCGCACGCACCAGCCCAAGTCCGGGCCTGTATATCTTGGGCAGGATGCTCCCTTCCCATACCGCGTAACCGACCACCGGCTTCTCGCGCAGCACGGGATTGTCTGTGAATATCCGTGGCCAGAAAACGGGATCTTCGTGCACGACGGCCAGATCGGCCTCCTCGGGCCGGTCCACGATCTTAAATCCGGCCAGGGCCAGACACCGCCGGTAGGCCTCGCCCGCCCGCCGATGGCTGATGTAGTCCGAAAGATGCCACCAGACGCGCGTCATCGCACCCCGTCCTTGCGCCACGGCCAGGGAAAGAACATGGGCGTTGCGCGCTGATAGGCCCGGTACGTCTCCCCGTGAACATGCACGAGCTTGCGCTCCTCCAGCCACGCCCCCACAAGAACGTAGAGGGAAAGCGTCAGGCTTGTGATCAGATTCGCCGCGTCAAAGTGCCCCGAGTTGGTCCAGAGCACGAGGAGCGCGCCCCCGTACCAGGGATGCCGAACCCGCCCCAGAATGCCCGAAGTGCGCAGTTCCGAGGCATAGGGACTGCCCGCGAAGGAACAGCTTGAGCGCAACTGCGCCAGCCCGCCGACCACGCTCAGGTCATATTCTCTGGCTCCGGCCCAGAAAAGCCACAGGGCCGCGCCAAGCAGGGCAAAGCGCGGCAGGGCGAGCGCGCCGCTCCAGGCAAAGAGCGCCTCTCCGGCCAGGGAATGTTTGAACAGAAGCAGCGGGACAAGGGTCAGCACGGCCAAACCATTGTAGGCCAGACGATAGAAGGGGCAAAGCCGGGGAAACAGACCGGAGACCAGGCGCATCCAGGAGGGGCTGATGAGCAGGCTGTGGAGGCCGCCCCAGGCGGCCCAGCCAAAGGCGAGCAGAAGGTGTTTCATTTCACCAGAGAATCCCCGCCCTCCAGATTGCGCCCGATCTCGTCCTTTTCGCGGTCATGGGAGTGATCGCGGGCCACAAGCA is a genomic window of Desulfomicrobium baculatum DSM 4028 containing:
- a CDS encoding SHOCT domain-containing protein, which produces MWNCGSYPLLGGWMMGHSLWGILLLVGLGVLIWTMLRNRREGSSAADRSDSLEILKLRLAKGEITIEEYNTLKSIL
- a CDS encoding periplasmic heavy metal sensor, whose amino-acid sequence is MKTYRNAIATMLTLAFVTAFAGLASAQGMMDGMGNMTPEKHATMQKLHADFATATADLKKQVFAKESELNAILFGEKADDKKVEALTSEINALNAKIYAEQVKMHKQMAKEGIVPMGGKGMMGGKGCPMMGGKGMGGGMGMMGGKGMMGGMQHGADNGTAGQAPMDHNAHTPAKQ
- a CDS encoding DMT family transporter; translated protein: MKHSTSSKSLQGILFALGATVIWSGNFIVARSLNQSIEPATLSMLRWATAFVGLLPFAWRAAWAERAAIRRSMPAMIPMALLGVTTFNALLYKAAHTTSTLNLSLIATSTPVFIILLARIFLHERLTTRKMLGLTFALGGVLLLITGGDLGRLTGLDFAIGDLWMSLAAVIFAGYSILVRRFPGGLSQPVFLLTLFGVGIVFLAPWTGWELLTAGAPTITLGAAGAILYVGLGASLAAYAMWNSAVASIGPSLAGLIYYSLPLFSGVMAFLFLGEPMGLIHLLSAGCILGGIVLATRR
- a CDS encoding MarC family protein, whose translation is MITLFISLSMKLFFLLTPFFVLTVFLSMTEHMTKAEQRLVAIRTTMAVMVISLILYFAGNPIFSTLGITLDGFRIGAGSLLFLSAVSLVSGKRTSQEAAPDVDFAVVPLAIPITVGPATIGTLLILGAELGGPTERAVGAGALVCSCLSVGILLRSARPLKKLLGSVGLSVMTKITGLVLSAMAAQIVFTGIKNFLS
- a CDS encoding (Fe-S)-binding protein yields the protein MKSTPLPPPLTALAERISSECTECRACQTRCAFLREHGTPKLMADLLLGKGQGRALAFECSLCGLCETFCPMHLPLSDFFLSMRRAALDAGRVSLSPYRALLNYEALGASRLFRAFRLPPGGDTVFFPGCTFPGTSPATAIALFLHLQKCVPGLGLALDCCFKPSHDLGRQDFFEQHFGELRTRFLARGVRTVLAACPNCFKMFSQYGDGLAVKTVYEAMAEYPLPARPHARGPAIVHTPCPFRGQTSLQEIILGCAQGSGLDVEKTRHDGSQSPCCGEGGAVGDLKPENSSTWAMGTAEHAQGRIVITTCAGCVKALSPHARAVHLLDLLFFPAETLSNALPRPRGTAVYLHRLLFKWRARRILD
- a CDS encoding glycosyltransferase — its product is MTRVWWHLSDYISHRRAGEAYRRCLALAGFKIVDRPEEADLAVVHEDPVFWPRIFTDNPVLREKPVVGYAVWEGSILPKIYRPGLGLVRAVWTASAFSAQALGQGHGVVRVLPHVVEAVVPTDADRTWARERLGAGRYFFSIVDAVNPRKNLEALLRVFVRVRAAAGPDVRLVLKQYRKNVSLDDLPGVISLGSDLTDGRMAALHEGALAYVSPHRGEAWGLGLSEAMSHGVPVLATGWSGNMEFMDERNSIPLRFELEPVGERMARMLPHFRPGMLWATVDEEHLRREMLRLIRRGQDPVMCERARAVAERFSSRRVAGILAGLLRELKRD
- a CDS encoding methyltransferase family protein is translated as MKHLLLAFGWAAWGGLHSLLISPSWMRLVSGLFPRLCPFYRLAYNGLAVLTLVPLLLFKHSLAGEALFAWSGALALPRFALLGAALWLFWAGAREYDLSVVGGLAQLRSSCSFAGSPYASELRTSGILGRVRHPWYGGALLVLWTNSGHFDAANLITSLTLSLYVLVGAWLEERKLVHVHGETYRAYQRATPMFFPWPWRKDGVR